One window from the genome of Pseudomonas sp. L5B5 encodes:
- a CDS encoding sigma-54-dependent transcriptional regulator: MTRPDSLDPQLQVVLIDDDPHLRQALSQTLDLAGLKVLSLGDAQGLAERLERDWPGVVVSDIRMPGIDGMELLVQLHAQDPELPVLLITGHGDVPLAVQAMRTGAYDFLEKPFASDALLDSVRRALAWRRLVLDNRSLRLALSDRQELSARLVGQSAPMLRLRQQIGALAATRADVLILGETGAGKEVVARALHDLSGRRNGPFVAINAGALAESVVESELFGHEPGAFTGAQKRRIGKFEFANGGTLFLDEIESMSLDVQVKLLRLLQERVVERLGGNQLIPLDIRIIAATKEDLRQAADQGRFRADLYYRLNVAPLRIAPLRERGEDVLMLFQHFADEASSRHGLPVQELQPGHRALLLRHDWPGNVRELQNVAERFALGLELALDNGDPGQAPVMAPPLVAGGLSEQVEYFEKSLIAAEMAQPHSSLRSLAEALGIPRKTLHDKLRKHGLNFADSASGQPGDESE; the protein is encoded by the coding sequence ATGACCCGTCCCGACAGCCTCGACCCTCAGTTGCAAGTGGTGTTGATCGACGACGACCCGCACCTGCGCCAGGCCCTGAGCCAGACCCTGGACCTGGCCGGGCTCAAGGTGCTGTCCCTGGGGGATGCCCAGGGCCTGGCCGAGCGCCTGGAGCGGGACTGGCCCGGGGTGGTGGTCAGCGATATCCGCATGCCCGGCATCGATGGCATGGAGTTGCTGGTCCAGTTGCATGCCCAGGACCCGGAACTGCCGGTGTTGTTGATCACCGGCCATGGAGACGTGCCACTTGCCGTGCAGGCCATGCGCACCGGGGCCTATGACTTCCTGGAGAAACCCTTTGCCAGCGATGCCTTGCTGGACAGCGTGCGCCGGGCCCTGGCCTGGCGGCGCCTGGTGCTGGACAACCGCAGCCTGCGCCTGGCCTTGAGCGATCGCCAGGAACTGAGTGCCCGGTTGGTAGGCCAGTCGGCCCCCATGCTGCGCCTGCGCCAACAGATCGGGGCCCTGGCGGCAACCCGCGCCGATGTACTGATCCTGGGCGAAACCGGGGCCGGCAAGGAGGTGGTAGCTCGCGCCTTGCATGACCTGTCCGGTCGGCGCAACGGGCCATTCGTGGCGATCAATGCCGGCGCCCTGGCGGAGTCGGTGGTGGAAAGCGAACTGTTCGGCCACGAACCCGGAGCGTTCACCGGCGCCCAGAAGCGCCGCATCGGCAAGTTCGAATTCGCCAACGGCGGCACCCTGTTCCTTGATGAAATCGAAAGCATGAGCCTGGATGTCCAGGTCAAGCTGCTCCGCCTGCTCCAGGAACGAGTGGTGGAGCGCCTGGGGGGCAACCAGCTGATTCCCCTGGACATCCGCATCATCGCCGCGACCAAGGAAGATCTGCGCCAGGCCGCTGACCAGGGACGCTTTCGGGCTGACCTCTATTACCGCCTGAACGTGGCGCCACTGCGCATTGCCCCGCTGCGCGAACGGGGTGAGGACGTCCTGATGCTGTTCCAGCATTTTGCCGATGAAGCCAGCAGTCGCCATGGCCTGCCCGTCCAGGAACTGCAACCGGGGCACCGGGCCCTGCTGCTGCGCCATGACTGGCCGGGCAACGTGCGCGAGTTGCAGAATGTCGCCGAGCGCTTCGCCCTGGGCCTGGAACTGGCCCTGGACAATGGCGATCCTGGCCAGGCCCCAGTCATGGCTCCTCCCTTGGTCGCCGGGGGCCTGAGCGAGCAGGTCGAGTATTTCGAGAAATCGCTGATCGCTGCCGAAATGGCCCAGCCCCACAGCTCATTGCGCAGCCTCGCCGAAGCCCTGGGCATCCCGCGCAAGACCCTGCATGACAAGTTGCGCAAGCATGGCCTGAACTTCGCCGATAGCGCCTCGGGCCAGCCCGGCGACGAATCGGAATGA
- a CDS encoding YiiD C-terminal domain-containing protein, which translates to MNRDSRYLESILHHDIPLTREMGLKVLDWQGQKLRLELPLDANVNHKSTMFGGSLYCAAVLAGWGWLHLRLKEEGVEDGHIVIQEGQISYPLPVTGDAQAICAAPEANDWKKFLAMYRRYGRARLTLHTRVVNAGSDEDAVLFAGQYVLHR; encoded by the coding sequence ATGAACCGCGACAGTCGATACCTGGAATCCATCCTTCATCACGACATACCCCTGACCCGGGAAATGGGCCTGAAGGTGCTCGACTGGCAGGGGCAGAAGCTGCGCCTGGAACTGCCCCTGGACGCCAACGTGAACCACAAGAGCACCATGTTCGGCGGCAGTCTCTACTGCGCCGCAGTGCTGGCCGGCTGGGGCTGGCTGCACTTGCGGCTCAAGGAAGAGGGCGTCGAGGATGGGCACATCGTCATCCAGGAAGGGCAGATCAGCTACCCGTTGCCGGTCACCGGCGACGCCCAGGCCATCTGCGCTGCCCCCGAGGCGAACGACTGGAAGAAATTCCTGGCGATGTACCGACGCTACGGCCGTGCCCGCCTGACCTTGCATACCCGGGTAGTGAATGCCGGCAGCGATGAGGACGCGGTGCTGTTCGCCGGCCAGTACGTGCTGCACCGCTGA
- the cysQ gene encoding 3'(2'),5'-bisphosphate nucleotidase CysQ, with amino-acid sequence MTLPHPFLAPVMELALRAGEAILPFWRADVAVEHKADDSPVTAADLAAHHLIVAGLKALAPEIPVLSEEDADIPQATRAGWQRWWLVDPLDGTKEFIAGSEEFTVNIALIEQGRVVFGVVAMPTNGRCYLGGAGLGAWRAERGQPLQAIAVREQPATGEAFTVVASRRHSSPAQERLLSGLSASLGELKLANIGSSLKFCLLAEGSADCYPRLAPTSQWDTAAAQGVLEGAGGEMLDLSGAPFCYPPRESLLNDFFVALPAKAPWRARLLELCGAQDGQP; translated from the coding sequence ATGACGCTTCCCCATCCTTTCCTGGCCCCGGTGATGGAGCTGGCGCTGCGCGCCGGCGAGGCGATCCTGCCGTTCTGGCGCGCGGACGTGGCGGTCGAGCACAAGGCTGACGATTCGCCGGTGACGGCTGCCGACCTCGCGGCCCACCATCTGATCGTCGCCGGCCTCAAGGCCCTGGCCCCGGAGATCCCGGTGCTGTCCGAGGAAGACGCCGACATTCCCCAGGCCACTCGCGCTGGTTGGCAGCGCTGGTGGCTGGTGGATCCGCTGGACGGTACCAAGGAGTTCATTGCCGGTAGCGAGGAGTTCACCGTCAACATCGCCCTCATCGAGCAAGGGCGCGTGGTGTTCGGTGTGGTGGCGATGCCCACCAATGGCCGTTGCTACCTGGGGGGCGCCGGCCTGGGCGCCTGGCGTGCCGAGCGTGGCCAGCCACTGCAAGCGATCGCCGTGCGCGAGCAGCCGGCGACTGGCGAGGCCTTCACCGTGGTGGCCAGCCGGCGCCATTCGAGCCCGGCGCAAGAGCGTCTGCTCAGTGGCCTGAGTGCCTCCCTGGGTGAGCTGAAACTGGCCAATATCGGCAGTTCGTTGAAGTTCTGCTTGCTGGCCGAAGGTTCGGCGGATTGCTATCCGCGGTTGGCACCCACTTCGCAATGGGATACGGCGGCGGCCCAGGGTGTGCTCGAAGGCGCCGGGGGCGAGATGCTGGATCTTTCCGGGGCGCCGTTCTGCTATCCGCCCAGGGAGTCGCTGCTCAACGATTTCTTCGTGGCATTGCCCGCCAAGGCACCTTGGCGGGCCAGGTTGCTGGAACTCTGTGGCGCCCAGGACGGGCAGCCCTGA
- the nudE gene encoding ADP compounds hydrolase NudE has protein sequence MRQKPTVLAREIVASSRLFCVEQVQLRFANGAERTYERLVGRGAGYGAVMIVAMLDAEHAVLVEEYCGGTDAYELSLPKGLIEPGEDVLAAAERELKEEAGFGARQLEHLTELSLSPGYMSQKIQVVLATDLYEERLEGDEPEPMRVDKINLRELSGLAQNPQFSEGRALAALYLARDLLSQRGVFQA, from the coding sequence ATGCGTCAGAAACCCACCGTACTTGCCCGTGAGATCGTCGCTTCCAGTCGCCTGTTCTGTGTCGAACAGGTGCAGCTGCGGTTTGCCAATGGTGCCGAACGCACCTACGAGCGGCTGGTGGGCCGGGGTGCAGGCTACGGTGCAGTGATGATCGTGGCGATGCTCGATGCCGAGCACGCGGTGCTGGTGGAGGAATACTGCGGCGGCACCGATGCCTACGAACTGTCCCTGCCCAAGGGCCTGATCGAGCCGGGGGAGGATGTCCTGGCGGCGGCCGAGCGTGAACTCAAGGAAGAAGCCGGGTTTGGCGCACGGCAACTGGAACACCTGACCGAGCTGTCGTTGTCCCCGGGCTACATGAGCCAGAAGATCCAGGTGGTGCTGGCCACCGACCTGTATGAAGAGCGTCTGGAAGGTGATGAACCGGAGCCGATGCGGGTCGACAAGATCAACCTGCGGGAGCTGTCGGGCCTGGCGCAGAATCCCCAGTTCAGCGAAGGCCGGGCCCTGGCCGCGCTGTACCTGGCCCGCGATCTGCTGAGCCAGCGCGGGGTGTTTCAAGCATGA
- the yrfG gene encoding GMP/IMP nucleotidase yields MAMLPWRDIDTVLLDMDGTLLDLHYDNHFWLEHLPQRYAELHGVSRAMAELELRPLFERNAGRLQWYCLDFWSTELKLPVRELKLETAHLIALRPDADTFLAALGAAGKRVILITNAHRDSLSLKLERIELAPYFERLISSHDYGFPKEAPQFWDALQADIHFDPARSLFIDDTLPILRSARDFGVAQLLAVRQPDSRKGPKDTAEFAAVGDYRELLEGLDE; encoded by the coding sequence ATGGCCATGCTGCCCTGGCGCGATATCGATACCGTCCTGCTGGACATGGACGGCACCTTGCTGGACCTGCACTACGACAACCATTTCTGGCTGGAGCACCTGCCCCAGCGCTATGCCGAACTGCACGGGGTCAGCCGGGCCATGGCAGAGCTGGAACTGCGGCCGCTGTTCGAGCGTAACGCCGGCCGGTTGCAGTGGTATTGCCTGGACTTCTGGAGCACCGAGCTGAAACTGCCGGTACGCGAGCTGAAGCTGGAGACCGCCCACCTGATCGCCCTGCGCCCGGACGCCGACACGTTCCTCGCAGCACTGGGGGCGGCCGGCAAACGAGTGATCCTGATCACCAATGCCCACCGCGACTCCCTGTCATTGAAACTGGAACGGATCGAGCTGGCGCCCTATTTCGAACGCCTGATCAGCTCTCACGACTACGGTTTCCCCAAGGAGGCCCCGCAGTTCTGGGATGCCTTGCAAGCCGATATCCACTTCGATCCGGCCCGCAGCCTGTTCATCGACGATACCTTGCCAATCTTGCGCAGCGCCCGGGACTTCGGGGTCGCGCAATTGCTCGCGGTGCGCCAGCCAGACAGCCGCAAGGGGCCCAAGGACACGGCAGAGTTCGCGGCGGTAGGGGATTATCGGGAGTTGCTCGAGGGGCTGGACGAGTAA
- the lysM gene encoding peptidoglycan-binding protein LysM yields MSIFSFVKEAGEKLIDLLTPGNANASEQLKEHIAKVGLGNPNVQATVEGDKVIVKGEVSSQEEKEKILLALGNIAGVGSVEDQITVSGPVAVSAVFVTVKKGDTLSAIAKVQYGDANKYNKIFEANKPLLSHPDKIYPGQVLRIPE; encoded by the coding sequence ATGAGCATTTTCAGCTTTGTGAAGGAAGCCGGCGAGAAACTGATCGACCTGCTGACCCCGGGTAACGCCAACGCCAGTGAACAGCTCAAGGAGCATATCGCCAAGGTCGGCCTGGGCAATCCCAACGTCCAGGCGACGGTGGAAGGCGACAAGGTCATCGTCAAGGGTGAAGTGTCGAGCCAGGAAGAGAAGGAAAAGATTCTCCTGGCCCTGGGCAACATCGCCGGCGTCGGCAGCGTCGAAGACCAGATCACCGTCAGCGGCCCGGTTGCCGTCTCGGCGGTATTTGTCACGGTGAAGAAGGGTGACACCCTGAGTGCCATCGCCAAGGTGCAATACGGCGATGCCAACAAGTACAACAAGATCTTCGAGGCCAACAAGCCCCTGCTGTCCCACCCGGACAAGATCTACCCGGGCCAGGTGCTGCGTATCCCCGAGTGA